Proteins encoded within one genomic window of Canis lupus dingo isolate Sandy chromosome 28, ASM325472v2, whole genome shotgun sequence:
- the TEX36 gene encoding testis-expressed protein 36 isoform X6 produces the protein MAKGRRFNPALDKDGRWRVLVFQFPQIGLTQKTPESSTSAVLKEPHRPHLSRQVEERLPPIYKVREKQAVNNNFPFSVHDNRHSFQSSGCYLDSGLGRRKISPEKRQHVSRNFNLWADT, from the exons ATGGCCAAAGGAAGACGCTTCAACCCAGCTTTAGACAAGGACGGAAGATGG CGTGTGCTGGTTTTCCAGTTCCCTCAGATCGGACTAACACAAAAGACACCAGAATCCAGCACAAGTGCAGTGTTAAAAGAACCCCACCGTCCGCATTTGTCTCGGCAAGTAGAGGAGAGGCTGCCACCCATCTACAAAGTTCGGGAGAAG CAAGCGGTCAATAACAACTTCCCCTTCTCTGTACACGACAATCGGCATAGCTTTCAGAGTTCTGGATGCTACCTTGACTCT ggcctgggacgTAGGAAGATCTCCCCAGAGAAAAGGCAACATGTTTCAAGAAATTTCAATCTCTGGGCAG ACACgtag
- the TEX36 gene encoding testis-expressed protein 36 isoform X2, protein MAKGRRFNPALDKDGRWFPQIGLTQKTPESSTSAVLKEPHRPHLSRQVEERLPPIYKVREKQAVNNNFPFSVHDNRHSFQSSGCYLDSGLGRRKISPEKRQHVSRNFNLWAGSASFQTGQYRHESTHHIFSPSFPPLPPAQMGARIRRSVLRLHQGAGLAASLVAATTSCQQNKCNRHPGSCRCSQDYKRP, encoded by the exons ATGGCCAAAGGAAGACGCTTCAACCCAGCTTTAGACAAGGACGGAAGATGG TTCCCTCAGATCGGACTAACACAAAAGACACCAGAATCCAGCACAAGTGCAGTGTTAAAAGAACCCCACCGTCCGCATTTGTCTCGGCAAGTAGAGGAGAGGCTGCCACCCATCTACAAAGTTCGGGAGAAG CAAGCGGTCAATAACAACTTCCCCTTCTCTGTACACGACAATCGGCATAGCTTTCAGAGTTCTGGATGCTACCTTGACTCT ggcctgggacgTAGGAAGATCTCCCCAGAGAAAAGGCAACATGTTTCAAGAAATTTCAATCTCTGGGCAG GATCTGCAAGTTTCCAAACTGGGCAATACAGGCACGAGAGCACACATCACATTTTCTCCccatctttccctcctctcccccctgcccAGATGGGAGCCCGCATCAGAAGGTCAGTACTTCGGCTCCACCAGGGCGCTGGTCTGGCCGCGTCGTTGGTAGCGGCCACCACCAGTTGCCAGCAGAACAAGTGCAATCGTCACCCAGGGTCGTGTCGGTGTTCGCAGGATTATAAGCGACCATAG
- the TEX36 gene encoding testis-expressed protein 36 isoform X3, with protein sequence MAKGRRFNPALDKDGRWFPQIGLTQKTPESSTSAVLKEPHRPHLSRQVEERLPPIYKVREKQAVNNNFPFSVHDNRHSFQSSGCYLDSGLGRRKISPEKRQHVSRNFNLWAGDYVPSCLDGFSNNQISYVYQEVVVVPIFRRFPRRYNEKWNSFKFIPQRGYTEFLKKKPKVRFAIDKKVGSSLEP encoded by the exons ATGGCCAAAGGAAGACGCTTCAACCCAGCTTTAGACAAGGACGGAAGATGG TTCCCTCAGATCGGACTAACACAAAAGACACCAGAATCCAGCACAAGTGCAGTGTTAAAAGAACCCCACCGTCCGCATTTGTCTCGGCAAGTAGAGGAGAGGCTGCCACCCATCTACAAAGTTCGGGAGAAG CAAGCGGTCAATAACAACTTCCCCTTCTCTGTACACGACAATCGGCATAGCTTTCAGAGTTCTGGATGCTACCTTGACTCT ggcctgggacgTAGGAAGATCTCCCCAGAGAAAAGGCAACATGTTTCAAGAAATTTCAATCTCTGGGCAGGTGACTATGTTCCATCTTGTCTTGATGGTTTTTCAAATAACCAAATATCATATGTCTATCAAGAAGTTGTGGTGGTCCCAATTTTTAGACGCTTCCCAAGACGTTATAATGAGAAATGGaactcttttaaatttattcctcagAGAGGTTACacagaatttttgaaaaagaaaccaaaagtaaGGTTTGCTATTGACAAAAAAGTTGGTTCTTCACTGGAGCCCTAG
- the TEX36 gene encoding testis-expressed protein 36 isoform X5 yields MAKGRRFNPALDKDGRWRVLVFQFPQIGLTQKTPESSTSAVLKEPHRPHLSRQVEERLPPIYKVREKQAVNNNFPFSVHDNRHSFQSSGCYLDSVTLMAHKVGFWFGIGFLVGKIGEFFAIYMQTCTYKCVS; encoded by the exons ATGGCCAAAGGAAGACGCTTCAACCCAGCTTTAGACAAGGACGGAAGATGG CGTGTGCTGGTTTTCCAGTTCCCTCAGATCGGACTAACACAAAAGACACCAGAATCCAGCACAAGTGCAGTGTTAAAAGAACCCCACCGTCCGCATTTGTCTCGGCAAGTAGAGGAGAGGCTGCCACCCATCTACAAAGTTCGGGAGAAG CAAGCGGTCAATAACAACTTCCCCTTCTCTGTACACGACAATCGGCATAGCTTTCAGAGTTCTGGATGCTACCTTGACTCT GTCACCTTGATGGCTCACAAGGTGGGTTTTTGGTTTGGTATTGGTTTTTTGGTGGGTAAAATTGGAGAATTTTTTGCAATTTACATGCAAACGTGCACATATAAGTGTGTATCTTGA
- the TEX36 gene encoding testis-expressed protein 36 isoform X4 — protein MAKGRRFNPALDKDGRWRVLVFQFPQIGLTQKTPESSTSAVLKEPHRPHLSRQVEERLPPIYKVREKQAVNNNFPFSVHDNRHSFQSSGCYLDSMGARIRRSVLRLHQGAGLAASLVAATTSCQQNKCNRHPGSCRCSQDYKRP, from the exons ATGGCCAAAGGAAGACGCTTCAACCCAGCTTTAGACAAGGACGGAAGATGG CGTGTGCTGGTTTTCCAGTTCCCTCAGATCGGACTAACACAAAAGACACCAGAATCCAGCACAAGTGCAGTGTTAAAAGAACCCCACCGTCCGCATTTGTCTCGGCAAGTAGAGGAGAGGCTGCCACCCATCTACAAAGTTCGGGAGAAG CAAGCGGTCAATAACAACTTCCCCTTCTCTGTACACGACAATCGGCATAGCTTTCAGAGTTCTGGATGCTACCTTGACTCT ATGGGAGCCCGCATCAGAAGGTCAGTACTTCGGCTCCACCAGGGCGCTGGTCTGGCCGCGTCGTTGGTAGCGGCCACCACCAGTTGCCAGCAGAACAAGTGCAATCGTCACCCAGGGTCGTGTCGGTGTTCGCAGGATTATAAGCGACCATAG
- the TEX36 gene encoding testis-expressed protein 36 isoform X1: MAKGRRFNPALDKDGRWRVLVFQFPQIGLTQKTPESSTSAVLKEPHRPHLSRQVEERLPPIYKVREKQAVNNNFPFSVHDNRHSFQSSGCYLDSGLGRRKISPEKRQHVSRNFNLWAGSASFQTGQYRHESTHHIFSPSFPPLPPAQMGARIRRSVLRLHQGAGLAASLVAATTSCQQNKCNRHPGSCRCSQDYKRP; the protein is encoded by the exons ATGGCCAAAGGAAGACGCTTCAACCCAGCTTTAGACAAGGACGGAAGATGG CGTGTGCTGGTTTTCCAGTTCCCTCAGATCGGACTAACACAAAAGACACCAGAATCCAGCACAAGTGCAGTGTTAAAAGAACCCCACCGTCCGCATTTGTCTCGGCAAGTAGAGGAGAGGCTGCCACCCATCTACAAAGTTCGGGAGAAG CAAGCGGTCAATAACAACTTCCCCTTCTCTGTACACGACAATCGGCATAGCTTTCAGAGTTCTGGATGCTACCTTGACTCT ggcctgggacgTAGGAAGATCTCCCCAGAGAAAAGGCAACATGTTTCAAGAAATTTCAATCTCTGGGCAG GATCTGCAAGTTTCCAAACTGGGCAATACAGGCACGAGAGCACACATCACATTTTCTCCccatctttccctcctctcccccctgcccAGATGGGAGCCCGCATCAGAAGGTCAGTACTTCGGCTCCACCAGGGCGCTGGTCTGGCCGCGTCGTTGGTAGCGGCCACCACCAGTTGCCAGCAGAACAAGTGCAATCGTCACCCAGGGTCGTGTCGGTGTTCGCAGGATTATAAGCGACCATAG